In Syntrophales bacterium, the sequence GGCATATCTGCCGTGATAGCAGCACTGAGTGTTTCCGGTCTGCCAATGGACCATTTTGTTTTTAATGGATTTTTGCCTTCCAGAGCAAATAAGAGAAGAGAGTTTTTAGAATTACTGAAGGATGAGAGCAGAACGATGGTTTTTTATGAGTCTCCTAACAGGCTGGTTTCTACACTTCGGGATATAGAAAAAATTATGGGGAACAGGGAAGTAGTTGTTTCCAGAGAGTTGACAAAGGTTTTTGAAGAGATATTAAGGGGAGATGTCAGGAAAATTATGGACTCTCTGCAAGAAAGGGTGGTAAAAGGAGAAATTACTCTTGTAGTTGCGGGAAAAGAAAAAACACCTCGTCAGTTTTCGGATGAAGAGATACGAATCATGGTTGAAAAATTGCGTGAAGATCTCGAACTTACGACAAGAGATATAGTAGATGTAATTTCCCGGGAAACAGGCCTTTCAAAGAGGAGGGTTTACAAACAAGTTTTGAAACTGGTTGAAGATGTATAGCCAGTACGTATTCTCCTCAAAATGCTTTGATAACTTTAATAAGAAGGTTGAATTTGTCAAAACCACATTGTAAGTTATGAGCTCAATTGGATAAGGGAGAACATCATGGGCAAATATGAGAAACCGGAAGAAAGGATGGAACCCGTTGTTGAAGGGTCGCCGTTTGTTGATGACCCGTTAGGGGAAGTGGATAAAGATTTGTCGTAT encodes:
- the rsmI gene encoding 16S rRNA (cytidine(1402)-2'-O)-methyltransferase, whose product is MKKGILYIVSTPIGNLEDITLRALRVLREVQLIAAEDTRRTKKLLNAYQIRTPLTSLYDHNELEKSNFLISKISDGMNVAYVSDAGTPGISDPGYILVNRAIENHVKVVPVPGISAVIAALSVSGLPMDHFVFNGFLPSRANKRREFLELLKDESRTMVFYESPNRLVSTLRDIEKIMGNREVVVSRELTKVFEEILRGDVRKIMDSLQERVVKGEITLVVAGKEKTPRQFSDEEIRIMVEKLREDLELTTRDIVDVISRETGLSKRRVYKQVLKLVEDV